Proteins from a genomic interval of Terriglobales bacterium:
- a CDS encoding substrate-binding domain-containing protein has protein sequence MQIKNVNPSNHDRYIVQSVIHASQVLAAFHYKGEVLRLRDVVARTGFNKGLCFRLLYTLHACNIIEKVGVNEYRLVSDLRPGRRYRIGYAGHGQDASFPREVAASLVRAAESAQVELIMVNNRYNAKIALRNADYLLREAVDLVIEFQADEAVAPAISRKYLECNIPIIAIDIPHPGATYFGANNYEAGLLGGRHLGRWASKHWQGAADEIVLVEISRAGSVPQARIRGMLTGIHEVMSVPDSCRILHIDGDGQFGVSQDRMRKHLRQSKSKRILVGAATDSSALGALRAFQEAGRASECAIVGHNAEPEGRAELRELNTRLIGSIAYFPEKYGSSVMRLALQLLDHKLTPPAVFIRHQLITPENVDHIYPNDTLMGLTPPS, from the coding sequence TTGCAAATAAAAAACGTGAATCCTTCAAATCACGATCGCTATATAGTTCAGTCGGTAATACACGCTTCGCAGGTTCTTGCCGCCTTTCACTACAAGGGCGAAGTGTTGCGATTGCGTGATGTTGTTGCCCGCACCGGGTTCAACAAGGGGCTGTGCTTCCGGCTTCTCTACACGCTGCACGCCTGCAACATCATCGAGAAAGTAGGTGTGAACGAATACCGGCTGGTATCTGATCTGCGTCCCGGCCGCCGCTACCGAATTGGGTATGCCGGGCATGGCCAGGATGCCTCGTTCCCGCGCGAGGTCGCTGCCAGCCTGGTTCGCGCTGCCGAAAGCGCACAGGTTGAATTGATCATGGTGAACAACCGCTATAACGCCAAGATTGCCCTGCGCAATGCTGATTACCTGCTTCGGGAAGCAGTTGATCTGGTGATTGAGTTCCAGGCAGATGAGGCAGTCGCGCCTGCGATTTCCAGAAAATATCTGGAGTGTAATATTCCCATCATCGCTATTGATATCCCACATCCCGGAGCAACTTATTTTGGCGCCAACAACTATGAAGCAGGCCTCCTGGGCGGACGACATCTGGGCCGCTGGGCTAGCAAGCATTGGCAAGGTGCAGCCGATGAGATTGTGCTGGTGGAAATCTCTCGTGCGGGTTCAGTACCGCAGGCACGAATTCGAGGCATGCTGACCGGCATTCATGAGGTGATGAGCGTCCCCGACTCCTGCCGCATCCTGCACATTGATGGCGACGGCCAGTTCGGGGTCAGCCAGGATCGCATGCGCAAACATCTTCGGCAATCGAAATCCAAGCGCATTCTTGTCGGTGCCGCCACCGACTCCAGCGCCCTGGGCGCGCTGCGCGCTTTTCAGGAGGCCGGACGCGCCTCCGAATGCGCCATCGTTGGCCACAACGCCGAACCCGAAGGTCGCGCAGAGTTACGTGAACTCAATACGCGTCTCATCGGTTCGATTGCTTATTTTCCGGAAAAATACGGCTCGAGCGTGATGCGGCTTGCTTTACAACTTCTGGACCACAAACTGACGCCGCCAGCCGTATTTATTCGGCACCAGTTGATTACTCCGGAAAACGTGGACCACATCTACCCCAACGACACACTCATGGGTTTAACTCCGCCCTCTTAG
- a CDS encoding FGGY-family carbohydrate kinase produces MSTQAHVAVDLGAESCRVSLLRWSNGIPEIRLVHRFPNSPISERGGLRWDLENILLGVEKGLRLCANIAEEGIAAVGVDGWAVDYVRLMPDGKIAGNPFCYRDERTIAAEKEVRQRILPDRLYALTGIQLLSLNTLYQLYADGPSATDQSAKWLNLPEFITYRLGGKPVAEYTNATHTQLVSLGTHEWCEEIFKAAGLDLSAAPEIVPTGSVVGAMEGKLAGRPAFKNTKLIVPACHDTASAIAGISADGDDWAFISSGTWSLVGTLLDSPCMHDAARSKNFTNLGGAGGKICFLKNVNGMWLLRQCLQHWESRGWKCDIAELIKECETLPAPDYCFDVDAPGLLSSGDMPNKINAQRQHAGYQPFPEGDQGIALMVNSIFHSLALRYASVLNDIADATKKKMTRLYIVGGGSKNDYLNRLTAERTGLEVLVGSSESSTVGNFAIQLAALRGDMTAAGVKHSSVAQWAGVLGAQPVICSLEGAAR; encoded by the coding sequence ATGAGTACACAAGCCCACGTGGCCGTTGATTTAGGTGCTGAGAGTTGTCGTGTATCGCTCTTGCGCTGGAGTAACGGAATTCCAGAAATACGGCTTGTTCATAGATTCCCGAACTCTCCGATCTCTGAGCGAGGTGGACTCCGATGGGACTTGGAAAATATTTTGCTCGGTGTCGAGAAAGGACTGCGGCTCTGCGCCAACATTGCGGAAGAAGGAATCGCGGCGGTCGGTGTGGACGGTTGGGCGGTGGATTACGTTCGTCTCATGCCAGACGGGAAAATCGCTGGTAATCCATTTTGCTATCGCGACGAACGAACGATTGCAGCGGAGAAAGAAGTCCGTCAGCGCATTCTGCCAGACCGACTGTACGCACTTACAGGAATTCAGTTGCTTTCTCTCAACACGCTGTACCAGCTCTACGCAGACGGGCCAAGTGCGACAGACCAGAGCGCAAAGTGGCTTAATTTGCCTGAATTCATCACATACCGACTAGGTGGCAAGCCCGTTGCCGAGTACACGAATGCAACCCACACGCAATTGGTAAGCCTTGGAACACATGAGTGGTGCGAGGAAATTTTTAAGGCTGCCGGGCTTGACCTCTCTGCCGCTCCCGAAATCGTGCCAACCGGGTCTGTTGTGGGAGCTATGGAGGGAAAATTAGCCGGTCGGCCCGCATTCAAGAATACGAAACTTATTGTCCCTGCTTGCCATGACACAGCATCTGCGATTGCGGGCATCTCTGCTGATGGCGACGACTGGGCATTCATCAGTTCCGGGACATGGTCGCTGGTTGGGACGCTGCTCGATTCTCCCTGTATGCATGACGCGGCACGTTCTAAGAACTTCACGAACCTGGGAGGCGCGGGCGGGAAGATCTGCTTTTTGAAAAATGTAAATGGGATGTGGCTCCTGCGTCAGTGCCTGCAACATTGGGAATCTCGAGGATGGAAGTGCGACATTGCAGAGCTGATCAAAGAATGCGAGACCCTGCCTGCGCCCGATTATTGTTTCGATGTGGACGCTCCTGGTTTGCTCTCATCCGGGGATATGCCCAACAAAATCAATGCGCAGCGCCAACACGCCGGGTACCAACCCTTTCCTGAGGGAGACCAAGGCATAGCGCTCATGGTCAACAGCATTTTCCATAGCCTGGCCCTTCGTTACGCCAGCGTATTGAACGACATTGCAGACGCTACCAAAAAGAAAATGACCCGGTTGTATATCGTGGGTGGTGGCAGTAAAAATGATTACTTGAACCGACTTACAGCCGAGCGCACCGGGCTGGAAGTTCTGGTTGGGTCAAGTGAGAGTTCGACGGTTGGCAATTTTGCAATCCAGCTTGCTGCTCTTCGGGGCGACATGACTGCAGCCGGGGTGAAACACTCATCGGTCGCCCAATGGGCTGGAGTGCTTGGTGCACAGCCTGTAATCTGCTCTCTGGAAGGCGCAGCACGATAA
- a CDS encoding substrate-binding domain-containing protein, which translates to MADSISSARPSIKTREPWRERLFPNYEWTLLLVVLFECAVFSLTGNNFLSSVNAFEVLRSSVEIGLLALALTPVIISGGIDLSVGSMMGLAAVVFGSLWRDAHLPVPVAAGAALLVGLAGGGLNALLIARLKLPPLIVTLGTFSLFRGMAEGLTRGIENYSGFPPGFLFWGQGYIGSVVPAQLSILLVAVAVTVWCMHRTAFGRTLYAIGYSVEGTRYAGVPVARRLSVVYLLSGLASSLAAIIYVAHLGQAKSDAGTGYELIAIAAVVLGGASITGGRGTVLGTVLGLYAIVILENGLRMSGGPAELTGILTGVLLLATVGLKRFSTSDRRTAQTTSEEIEMKNWQVGVLTAAILAGALIVAGSNWLLVHSLRQELIDGHKSESAASGTGSTPRAHRTQIAMMPKAKGDPYFISCRQGAEEAAKELGVDLLWDGPTDLDPAKQNEVVESWITRGVDVIAVSVENKAAISTVLRKARAKGIRVITWDADAEPDARDFLINQATPQGIGYALTDEAAGILNSKGDFAIVTASLSAANQNEWIKYIRQRLAEKYPQVKLVAIQPSDGDRDRAFAETQTLLKVYPQVKVIMAIAAPAVPGAAEAVKQSGRSDVKVTGLSLPTMCKPYVKDGTIKSIILWNTVDLGYLTVYASNALSLGELKRGDTGIKAGRLGKIDVVGDEVRLGAPFVFDKNNIDNFNF; encoded by the coding sequence ATGGCAGATTCAATTTCTTCTGCACGGCCCTCCATCAAGACTAGAGAGCCGTGGCGGGAACGGCTGTTTCCGAACTACGAATGGACTTTGTTGCTGGTCGTGCTCTTTGAGTGCGCCGTCTTCAGCCTGACGGGAAACAATTTTCTCAGCTCGGTCAACGCATTCGAGGTGCTCCGGTCGAGCGTGGAGATTGGACTGCTTGCCCTGGCACTCACACCGGTGATTATCTCCGGCGGTATTGATCTCTCGGTAGGCTCCATGATGGGGCTGGCAGCAGTGGTCTTCGGAAGCTTGTGGCGCGACGCGCACCTGCCAGTGCCCGTGGCTGCAGGTGCTGCGCTGCTGGTTGGTCTGGCAGGCGGGGGATTGAATGCACTCTTGATCGCCCGTTTGAAGCTGCCTCCGCTGATTGTGACCCTGGGTACATTCTCGCTGTTTCGCGGTATGGCAGAAGGGCTGACGCGTGGCATTGAGAACTACTCGGGTTTTCCGCCAGGCTTCCTTTTTTGGGGCCAGGGTTATATTGGAAGTGTGGTTCCGGCACAGTTGTCGATCTTGCTGGTGGCAGTTGCAGTGACTGTCTGGTGCATGCATCGCACGGCATTTGGCCGTACGCTTTATGCAATCGGGTACTCTGTGGAAGGAACGCGTTATGCCGGAGTGCCGGTTGCCCGCCGCCTGAGCGTTGTATATCTGTTATCAGGGCTGGCATCAAGCCTGGCGGCAATCATCTACGTGGCGCATCTCGGGCAAGCGAAATCCGATGCAGGAACAGGATACGAATTAATTGCGATCGCCGCAGTTGTGCTGGGCGGCGCTTCCATCACAGGAGGCCGGGGCACGGTACTCGGCACGGTGTTGGGTCTGTATGCCATCGTGATCCTGGAAAATGGATTGCGCATGAGCGGCGGACCGGCGGAGCTGACTGGCATCCTAACGGGTGTGCTGTTGCTGGCCACGGTTGGGTTGAAGCGTTTCTCTACCAGTGACAGACGGACGGCACAAACTACTTCAGAGGAGATAGAGATGAAGAACTGGCAGGTTGGGGTCTTGACTGCCGCGATTCTGGCCGGAGCCTTGATTGTGGCAGGAAGTAATTGGCTGCTCGTGCACTCGTTGCGGCAGGAGCTCATAGATGGACACAAGAGTGAGTCCGCCGCTTCAGGAACAGGAAGCACTCCACGAGCACACAGAACCCAGATTGCTATGATGCCCAAAGCGAAGGGTGATCCGTATTTCATCAGTTGCCGCCAGGGCGCTGAGGAGGCTGCCAAAGAGCTGGGCGTTGATTTGCTGTGGGATGGCCCGACCGATCTCGACCCGGCAAAGCAGAACGAAGTTGTGGAATCATGGATCACTCGCGGCGTGGATGTGATTGCGGTCAGTGTCGAGAACAAAGCCGCAATTTCGACGGTGTTGCGCAAAGCCCGGGCCAAGGGCATCCGCGTTATCACATGGGATGCAGATGCCGAGCCGGATGCACGCGATTTCCTGATCAATCAGGCGACTCCGCAAGGCATCGGCTACGCGCTGACCGACGAAGCCGCGGGAATTCTCAACAGCAAGGGAGACTTCGCAATCGTCACGGCTAGCCTGAGCGCAGCGAATCAGAACGAGTGGATCAAATACATCAGGCAGCGGCTGGCGGAGAAGTATCCTCAGGTCAAGCTCGTTGCCATCCAGCCCAGTGACGGCGATCGCGACCGCGCGTTTGCCGAGACGCAAACCCTGCTCAAGGTCTATCCTCAGGTGAAAGTGATCATGGCGATTGCGGCGCCGGCGGTCCCCGGAGCTGCCGAGGCAGTGAAGCAATCGGGCCGCTCGGACGTCAAAGTCACCGGCCTGTCACTGCCCACAATGTGCAAGCCCTACGTCAAAGATGGCACCATCAAGAGCATTATTTTGTGGAACACGGTTGATCTGGGTTATCTGACCGTCTATGCCTCCAACGCGCTGAGCTTGGGAGAGCTCAAGCGCGGCGACACCGGAATCAAAGCCGGAAGGCTCGGGAAAATTGACGTTGTTGGCGATGAGGTCCGCTTGGGCGCGCCATTTGTGTTCGATAAAAATAACATTGACAACTTCAATTTTTGA
- a CDS encoding bifunctional rhamnulose-1-phosphate aldolase/short-chain dehydrogenase, translating to MKVQEKLRYLEDRWDDQIARSLDAPDLLRYRSNVLGSDLRITNFGGGNTSSKITDADPIDGSKQTVLWIKGSGGDIGSIHRKGFATLYLGKLHALADRYRGVDFEDEMVEMYPLCAFGNNTVAASIDTPLHGFLPYEHIDHLHPDWGIALAAAANGLEKMQEFNRRFKQKLVWVPWQRPGFELAMMLRKAVEANPKCTGIVLGGHGLFTWGETQRECYLNTITIIDQLGQFVLEHVEQKGSGLFGGTRCKTLETHHELALDVFPFVRGRVSKNQRMIGSFNDLPEVLQFVNSQDAGELAHLGTSCPDHFIRTKIRPLFVSWEPTSNLGGLRESIDAALTKYRDEYKQYYESFAGSDSPKMRDASPTVVLIPGIGMFSFGKNKTEARITGEFYTNAIHVMEGATSLESGRVPKTLPQAAPAAKTSAFNVHTNYVALPPSEAFRIEYWQLEEAKIRRQPPEKELSRRVLVVVGGGSGVGRAVAELAAQRGAHVVVADRDIDSASNAASQAQKSIGKEGAMAVAMDIRERVAIRKALREAIAFYGGIDILINTAAIFPASPDGRISDAQWGVTLDLNVTANHRLAEEAAYVFQEQNLDASIVLTSSANAVVPKCGSEAYDVSKAAVNHLVRELAISLAPKVRVNGISPATVVKGSTMFPRERVIASLTKYGIPFETSATYDQLRNLLAGFYAKRTLTHQPIDPEDCAAAILFLAGPQSRCTTGHLIPVDGGLTEAFLR from the coding sequence ATGAAGGTCCAAGAAAAGCTTCGCTATCTCGAAGATCGCTGGGATGACCAGATTGCGCGCTCGCTTGACGCTCCCGACCTTCTTCGCTACCGCTCGAATGTGCTGGGTTCAGATTTACGCATCACGAACTTCGGTGGGGGAAACACGAGTTCAAAAATTACTGACGCCGACCCTATTGACGGCTCAAAGCAGACGGTGCTGTGGATCAAGGGAAGCGGTGGCGACATTGGCAGTATTCACAGAAAAGGGTTCGCGACGCTGTATCTTGGCAAGCTGCACGCACTGGCAGACCGCTATCGCGGTGTAGATTTCGAAGATGAGATGGTAGAGATGTATCCGCTGTGCGCATTTGGGAACAATACAGTTGCTGCTTCTATTGATACGCCGCTTCATGGGTTCCTGCCGTATGAGCACATTGACCACCTGCACCCTGATTGGGGTATTGCGCTGGCAGCCGCGGCCAATGGATTGGAAAAAATGCAGGAATTCAACCGCCGCTTCAAACAAAAACTGGTATGGGTGCCATGGCAGCGTCCCGGGTTCGAACTGGCGATGATGCTGCGCAAGGCCGTCGAGGCCAATCCGAAATGCACTGGAATCGTCCTGGGCGGGCATGGCCTGTTCACCTGGGGTGAGACGCAACGCGAGTGCTACCTGAATACGATCACCATCATTGATCAGTTGGGCCAATTCGTTCTTGAGCACGTGGAGCAGAAGGGAAGTGGTCTATTCGGTGGAACCCGATGCAAAACCTTGGAAACCCATCATGAGCTAGCGCTCGATGTTTTTCCTTTCGTGCGTGGCCGGGTTTCCAAAAACCAGCGGATGATCGGCAGTTTCAATGATCTGCCAGAGGTGCTGCAATTCGTGAACTCCCAGGATGCCGGGGAACTTGCTCACCTGGGGACAAGTTGCCCTGATCACTTCATCCGGACCAAGATTCGACCGCTGTTTGTTTCCTGGGAGCCGACCAGCAACCTGGGTGGCTTGCGGGAGAGCATTGACGCAGCGTTGACAAAATATCGTGACGAATACAAGCAATATTACGAATCATTTGCTGGATCCGACTCTCCCAAGATGCGTGATGCGAGCCCCACGGTTGTGTTGATACCGGGAATCGGCATGTTCAGTTTTGGGAAGAACAAAACCGAGGCGCGAATCACCGGAGAGTTTTATACGAATGCAATTCACGTGATGGAAGGGGCGACGTCGCTGGAATCGGGACGCGTGCCCAAGACCTTGCCGCAAGCCGCGCCTGCAGCGAAAACGAGTGCATTCAACGTGCATACGAACTACGTAGCGTTGCCTCCATCGGAAGCGTTTCGCATTGAGTACTGGCAACTGGAAGAGGCGAAGATCCGCCGGCAGCCTCCGGAGAAGGAGTTAAGCAGGCGCGTACTCGTAGTGGTCGGCGGTGGCAGTGGAGTCGGACGAGCAGTCGCCGAGCTTGCTGCGCAACGCGGCGCACATGTCGTGGTTGCCGATCGTGACATAGATTCGGCGAGTAACGCTGCCTCGCAGGCGCAGAAGAGCATTGGCAAAGAAGGTGCAATGGCTGTTGCCATGGATATCCGGGAACGTGTTGCGATCCGAAAAGCTTTGCGCGAGGCAATCGCGTTCTATGGCGGCATAGATATTCTCATTAATACAGCGGCGATATTTCCAGCGTCGCCGGATGGGCGCATCTCAGACGCTCAATGGGGCGTGACCCTCGATTTGAACGTTACCGCCAATCACCGGCTTGCTGAAGAAGCCGCATATGTTTTTCAAGAGCAGAACCTCGATGCGAGTATCGTGCTGACCAGCTCAGCGAACGCCGTGGTCCCGAAGTGCGGCAGCGAAGCCTATGATGTAAGCAAGGCCGCGGTGAACCATCTGGTCCGTGAATTGGCGATTTCTTTGGCGCCCAAGGTGCGCGTGAATGGGATCAGTCCGGCAACCGTAGTTAAGGGTTCCACCATGTTTCCGCGAGAGCGCGTGATAGCCTCGCTGACGAAATATGGAATTCCCTTTGAGACGTCGGCTACCTACGATCAACTCCGTAATTTACTGGCTGGCTTCTATGCCAAACGAACTCTGACGCATCAGCCAATTGATCCGGAAGATTGCGCAGCGGCAATATTGTTTCTTGCTGGACCGCAATCGCGGTGCACGACCGGCCACCTGATTCCCGTAGACGGTGGCCTTACAGAGGCGTTCCTTCGATAG
- a CDS encoding TIM barrel protein: protein MSKDESATVVWQALDKLKVELPSWGFANTGTRFGKFIQSAAATSIEEKFSDAAQVHAVTGACPTLALHVQWDLPRGLKDVGAVEGLIKKYGIRPGSINPNVFQDQEYKYGSAGNPNPEIRRKALDHILECISIADALGCRDISPWFADGSNYPGTQNMRKRIEYFEEGLKEVHSALKPGQRLLIEYKPFEPAFYHTDIADWGMAFLLAKAAGPQALVLVDTGHHYQAQNIEQIVAWLLHFTMIGGFHFNDRRYADDDLTLGSIDPYQVFRIFHEILMYQWETEAAADIAYMVDQSHNLKGKIEAMIQTVCTAQELYAKAALVNHERLSAFQKNCSLVEAEETLRGAFWQDVRPAIREWRKAKGLPEDPLKSFKESGYLERITRERKERNLGATVSYV, encoded by the coding sequence ATGAGTAAAGATGAATCAGCAACGGTCGTATGGCAAGCGCTCGATAAACTGAAAGTAGAACTGCCATCGTGGGGGTTTGCCAATACGGGTACCCGTTTCGGGAAATTCATCCAGTCAGCGGCGGCAACTTCAATCGAAGAGAAGTTCAGCGATGCTGCCCAGGTGCATGCGGTCACGGGTGCTTGCCCAACTCTGGCACTGCACGTGCAGTGGGACCTTCCCCGAGGATTAAAAGACGTTGGAGCGGTTGAAGGTCTGATCAAGAAATATGGCATCCGCCCAGGTTCGATTAATCCGAACGTTTTCCAGGACCAGGAATATAAGTACGGATCCGCCGGCAATCCAAATCCTGAGATTCGGCGCAAAGCGCTGGATCACATCCTGGAATGTATTTCCATCGCCGATGCTCTAGGTTGCCGAGATATTTCTCCGTGGTTCGCGGATGGTTCCAATTATCCGGGAACGCAGAACATGCGAAAGAGAATCGAATACTTCGAAGAGGGACTGAAAGAAGTTCATTCTGCGCTCAAACCTGGGCAACGCTTGCTGATCGAATATAAGCCCTTTGAACCAGCCTTCTATCACACCGACATCGCCGATTGGGGCATGGCGTTTCTGTTGGCGAAGGCGGCTGGTCCTCAGGCCCTCGTGCTGGTTGATACCGGCCACCATTACCAGGCACAGAATATCGAGCAGATCGTGGCATGGCTGCTGCACTTTACGATGATTGGCGGCTTTCACTTCAACGACCGGCGCTATGCCGATGACGATCTGACTCTAGGTTCGATTGACCCCTATCAAGTCTTTCGGATTTTCCATGAGATTCTCATGTACCAGTGGGAGACCGAAGCCGCTGCAGATATTGCTTACATGGTGGACCAAAGCCACAATCTGAAAGGGAAGATTGAAGCGATGATTCAGACGGTGTGCACGGCGCAAGAGCTCTATGCAAAGGCAGCGCTTGTAAACCATGAGCGGTTGTCAGCGTTCCAGAAAAACTGCTCTTTGGTGGAAGCCGAGGAGACCCTTAGAGGCGCATTCTGGCAGGATGTGCGCCCGGCAATCCGTGAGTGGAGAAAAGCCAAGGGGTTGCCCGAAGATCCGCTCAAAAGTTTCAAAGAGAGTGGCTACCTGGAACGTATTACTCGCGAACGTAAGGAGCGCAATCTGGGTGCGACCGTAAGCTACGTGTAA